The genomic interval CATTTCTTTTCCCTGTCATTCCCTTGTCCTGGACTATTCTTTCACCCACAGTTCACGTTATGCCTGGCTGTCCATGTCTCTCGCTTGCGCCGTTTACAATTAGCACGGCCTCCAGTTactgtcgcttctcctgtTCACCACATTTCCCAGTGCTTGCTAATTAGCCTTTAGGATCTGCAGGACAGGCAAGCCTGAGCCTGctccgcagcagcagcgatATCGACCTCTCCGTCAGCGTTTACCACAGCGGGGCCATAGTAAGCCATGGCGTTTCGCGACTTGTAGTATTCGTTTCTCATGGCGGACTGAGTGAGTTTCACATCGAAGCGGTGAGAAACCGGCTCAAACAGAAGAGCCCAGACGAAGCCAAGGGTCAGAGAAACACCCAGCATGATGGTGTACATGGCGTCGAGGACCTTGAAGCTATCAGTGCCGAAAGCAGTCAGGCCGATGACCTCTGCAGTCAGTGTCAAAGCACAAAATTCGGAAACACAAAGACAAAAAGATGGAGACCCACACAAGCCACAAATGAGTCGAGATAGCTGTATCCCACTGCGCAGTTTCTTGGTTCGTGTTCGTTAACACATCCTAGTGAGTGAAGACGACACCATACGACAAGAAACAATGACATCGGGGACACAACGGAAATGcgcacaaagaaaaacacaggtTCATGAAATTTGGCCCGTAGAAACGACGCAGAAGTCGATCGCCGCGTGCATCAACGCGTGGACGTTCCAAAATATGTGTGCCTCGACATGCACAATTCACTGGAACTTCCTATCAACAGAAAGGGAACGATTGCGGGCACAAGTATCAACTTATAGATCGTGAGATGTGAAAGAGCTCCACATGCTGTGTTATTTCTTACCAATGAGAGCGGTGAGCTTGAAGCAGAGGGCACACAGCCAGCCCCAGGCCTCGCCCGCGCCTTCAGAGTGGTAGacctcgaggaagaagattcCGGCGCCGATGAACACTAAGGCAAAAGCATCGCTGAGtcgagcgacgaagaaagtgATCCAGGTGGAGCCAGCGCCGAGTTGCTTCTGCATCCAGGGGTCATCGAAGTAGTAGTTGGCCGCgtagaagacgaggagagtgAGGATTAGGCCGAAGACAGCTGAAAAAAAGCAAGAAGGTACAGAAGAGACGATCGGACGCATTAGAACAAACACGAAGATGGGGCAGCAAGGGCTGATTCACCCTTTGAGAGATACAGTCGCCGAGTTACAAGTACATAGAAACGACGCGAAGAGGTCCACGCGTTCCGCAAATGTGACAGGCATTGTGTGCGTAGAAGAGCCTTGTACCATTAATCATCGATCACGAGGAAGCACAAATTAGACCCGCACGTATCTCTGATGGAACATATGAGCCCCAGATAAAACTACACGAACAGGGCGGCGCGCGTGACAATGAGTATGGAGTCCTCAAGAATCCAAAGTAGGTCTTTCTCCTGACCGAGGGACGAGCCGAACTGAAGGAACTTGGTGCCCGAGCGGTAGCCGCGAGACTGCTTGATgctgagaagaaacgagacaagGACACACCTGGAAGCCGTATCACTCTTTCACAGAAGACACCGTCTGCTATGAAGGCGTACGTCGCCTTTTCTTGTGCACATGAGTGCGCCATCGTGTacgaagcgacggagaacgTGCAGAGGCGTCAGGGGATAGATCTGCGGGAACCTCCGCGTAAAACAAGACATATGCAGGAACTGTAAACGGATGGGAACGCACTGTAGGAGAGGCGGCCTTAGGCGGGTATTCTAGTCCGTGTTTCGCGCGGCAGCACGCGGCGGCGCATGCCACGTGGCCAGAACTCTGCCCCTCTGGCTCAATACGGCATGCGTTCACCGACAGAATCGATTCGAAGACAAGACATTTCATGTGTCTTCTGCGAAGGCGCACCTGCTGTCGTCGTCGACGAGAGACTGGAAAGCCATGGTCATGAGGGATCCCATGATGAAGAGTCCGCAGCAGAGCTGGACAGCCCACACAGCGCTCTGCCCGACGGCCTCGGGGCTGGCTcggaagaagctgaggagagaaagtgCGTCATTTCCGCCGGCAGAAATAGTGAAAAGGAGTCCAAGGTACGCAGACAATTGCACGAGGAGCCCGAGTCTCAAGTTGTAGTTCACCATAAAGTTCCAGAAGGGTTCGAGCTGCGGGCCGCGGCCTTCCGGAGCCTCGCCCGGACGCACAACGTAGGTGAAGTACATTTTGCGGAAAAAGGGATTTTCTGGACCGAGGGTggaagacgcggagaaacCTCGTTACCGAAAAGATTTGCGGCAAGGCGCGcaggacgaaggagaaagttCGACGAAAAGTCCGTACAGAAACAGCCGCCAGTTCTCAGGACGCCAGGGGCAGAGCTTCCTGGCCTGCATGAACGTGCTTAGGTTTGCCGTAAAAGGACGGAGAAATCGCGCGACAAAGGCAGAAACGAGCAAGACACTTTCTCGAGTCCGGAAACAGAAGAGCAGCGATTTTCTGTCGACAGTGAATCGAAACCAAACGTCCACACTTTCCCGACAGGTCGCAATGTCTTGCCAAGTGTTGGCGAGACCCACGCGCAGAGCGCGTGCGGCAACAGCCACGAAGGCCTGCTCAACTTCCAATCCCGCAAACGGCTAGCGGTCAATTCCTGCTTGCGACTTGACGCCGCTTAATCCCAAGACAGAAATCGCGTTCGGAATCTCTGAAAACATCGACTGTTCTGCCTCGAGTTTGCTGCGACAGTCTCTACACAGCAAAGGTGCTTCTTATCAGGCAAGACAGCTGGCACCCCAGAACGCTGGAAGCGGGAAGTCCCCGATGATATCCCTCTGCTCTCGTTGTGCCCGAAATTATGCCAAGATCCTTACTCGAATTGTGACGTGTCGAAACGCTGCAACCAGTTTCCCAGCTCTTGAGCGATGTCTTCACTCTCTGGTTTGAGTACCTCCTGCACGAGAACCTAATAACTGCGGCTAATTGGGGACGAAGCGCGTGAATGTTTAACAGAAGGAAGCATCCCACCGATGGCGTCCAGTGTTCAGGACGAAGATAAAGCACACATTTACGAAGCCCTCCACCCGTGCAAATAACATAATTTCTCGTCCCCCTTCACCGATCTTTTTTCCTACCCGGTGATTGGGTGCCCTCTGGATGGTGTGAAATGCTGCCGCAGTGAACAAAATGTCTTTGAGAAAAGACTACTGGAGTAGACCTGACGAGTTTCTTCAAGGGTTACTGTCACACAGAAATCGCGCGTCATGTATCAGCAAGACCACAGAGTTAAGCGATAATCCCAAAGAACTGAGGAACCCCCGTGAGAAGAGTTCTCCGGTCATAAGCGGCGTTGGGGGCGCGGTGTGACAGCGTTACAGTTTTTCTCAAAGGTACACCCTCGGCTGGTTTCAAGTAAATCTCCCCTtatcttttttctgcctAAAACGACAGTCTAAAAATAAGCAGACATTTCAGAACGCTGCAGCTGGCTCTCTAGTTCCCTGCTTATAACCTCCAGGCTAAGAAATTGATATTCAGTTCAAGTCCCCGTCGTCAACCCAGTCAGTCATTGACGGAAGCAGAGTTTACATGTTAGGTAGTGTCGTAGGAAACAAAGTCGAGAATAAGCATTTATCCATAGCTACGGTTACTGCTGCGTATTTTTAGACAGCGATTCTCTGTCTTTTATTTTGCCCCCTCCCCCTTTTGGAAGGCAATCCTGAACTGATGTACCAGACACACACCTCCTCTAGTTTTCTATACTCAACATTTTAACACAACACGTTGTATATGGTGGCTGACCCCTTCCTGTGTCGAAGTTGGCCTTCGATTTCTTGTTCACGAGAGCAGTTTATTTCCATTCAACAGGCTGCCTGTAACGAGGGCAGGAAAAAAGCCGAGCGGTCGGTGGAGCCGCGGCATTCGTGTGCAAGATTGTGTTCGTCACTAGTTGCCAACGAAGTTCTCTTCTGCAAGAGGGCGAAAAATGGTTCTGATTCCCGTACACTTTTTGCAAGCCAAGACGGTGACGCAAACAATGACAGATCCCCTCTTCCCACATGGTGCATTGCTTTCTACCGTCACTCTTCACCCAGATAAACTGTGACGCCGTTAAAAAATCCTGTACTGACGAGCAGCACGAAGGATAGACATTCACGACCTTTTGCTGTTGGGCTTCATCTTCGAAAATCTTCGCAGTGCTCTACTCGACTCTTTTTGCTCATACTATTCACAAGGACAGACTTTGTTCACCGGGAAgttgagaagagagagcgctACAAATATCTACTTTGGAAAGGTGATCGAAGAtttggaaagagacagcagcagaCACACCGACATCCGGGGGACGGGCAGCTAATCTCCGGCGATGAGACAACCCTCGATTCTGCCGCCAGCGATGACAGGCAGGCTTTCCACCAGCACGGCGAAGGCAAGGAAGCCGCCCCGAAAGACACAACATAACGCGAAAACAGCAATAATTTTCCACCACAAAGATTGTCGCGCTGTATATCTAATGCTGGTTGTACCTGAATTCGAAAAGAAAATGAAAATTTAAGTGGCGGAACTCGTGAGGACCCAGGTTCACGCTGAGCAATATGCCTATCCACGCCAACGTACTTGCCGCCCTGCGGATTTGCGGGTGTTGAAATCGAGCATAGACAAAAGAGGTCTGTCCGGGACAACTTCATCTGCTTTCCTGCTGTACGTCCCgatctcgcttcttcctcacttcCCCTTTTTCTGCCAGAGAAGCTGACGGAAACCCGTGTCAGAATAACAGCAGAAAATGTGAGACCCAAGCAGCAAGGACGTCTCTTTTTGCGACCCGAGCACAGCACGTTCCTGGAGTTAAAaagtctttctcttcgtttttgaGAGGACGTGACAAGGCTGGACATAGCATGCACTAGCTGCGTCACGAAAGGGAGAAATAATACAGAAGAATGCCACTGTTTGCCAACAACTGCTCCCTGTCTCCCAGCTGCTTAGATCCCCAGACataaatacacacacaagtGCATATCTGCGTACAAAAAGTGCTCATCTCCTCTAAGTCTATACAGAGCAAAGTTACAAGGAACCTACAGAGCAtaatgatatatatatatatattgatatatatatatatatatatatatatgagtatgCACTCGGCATGCACCTGTACAGACGTAGTGTGTgacacgaagaagatgcgCAAGAAACTCTCCCCCTTTTCTGAAAATTACGCGGAGGCTGTCCCTCACCAGTGAGCAAGCGAGGTGCACCTGTGGgacttctttcgtcttctgttcccCAGACTCGTCATCTTCTCGTCAGACACACCAATCTGCTGTCTGAAAAAacattttttctctcggtAACTTcccgcgtttctttctctttctatCACATGCTGTTTGTGTGCTTCATCTCGTTTGCCTCTCAGAGAACAGCAAAGACAGTGGAGACTGCAGTGcgtgacagagagacacaagtaGACAGCTGTGATGTTAAGGAACTCTGTCACCGGAgtgtctgctttcttctctccccgctgCCGGGAAAGCTTTCATCTTCACAGGGACACAGATGCACGCGGCGACCCCTACAAGAAAAAATCAAAACTTTCAGCGCCTTTCAGAAAAACTCGGCCGGAAGAGAAGTCGATTAAGCACCTCTGCGGTGGCGAACAGCGACCTCcggcagaaaaacgagggaacCTCAGAAGCGGTCTTGTTCTAACAACACCCATACAACGCTTTCGTTTTCCCTATATTTTCTGCTCcatcttcctccttttctccacctATTTATcatctttcttttcgtcgcatcgtcttcccctgtcttcacagctttctcttctctctccatctcgtcggcttctctctcgattgccttctcttcgtctgtggtggtttctctccgtcgtttaCGAGAAGAGACCGCACACTGCCgcagcttcctcttcgtctgctttcttcttctccggggCGAGAAAGGCGTCTCCGGCACTGGCGCCGCTGCAGGTGAGtctgaggagagaggcaTCTTCGAGctgcgcgggagagagactggGGAGGTTCGCAGGATGCAGAAGATATCTGGGCGAAGCGtcttcgcgtctgcttccCAAGTCCTCGCAAGAGGGCAAAAGAAGCTCAGCGTTGGGGCGCCTCTCAACCTGGTCATCGCACGCCGGGACGTCACCGTCGAGTCCGACCAAGGCGTGGGTCTGGAGCGCGGCGCCcgcgggaggagacaggagacacgagTCGAAGGCCCTGCCGTTCTGGCTCGGAAAAAACCACCCGGCAGAACGCGTGGACTCCTCAGGAAGGGCGGAACTCGCTGCGGGGACGAATCGCGGAGAGGACAGCGCCGAACAAGATGCGTCCCCTGCGGGAGAGCAAGAAACAACTCCTACGGGGCACGAGGCCCCCGCGGGCGGCGTGGTTTCGAGGAGCCCTGGGGTTGGTGTAGGGCGCGAAGGGAAGGTGTCTCCGCCCTCGAGgccctcgtcgtcttcgccgtcaACGAACAAGTGCGTCGTGCTTTCCCGGAGACTCACCCCCAGGCCCTCCCGGGCCTGAAGACCCGAGCCTGTCCCCACACGTCGCCCGTCCCCCGCGgcgtcctgtctcctcgtctccgcacCTTTGTCCTCGCCCCGCAGCTCCTCaccctccttcttcccggtCTCCACCTCGTCCTGTGCCCTATCGCCCTGTTCTCGGCCTTCGGCCTGCGTCGGACCGTCGCCCCGGAtgcctctctccgttctcagGACCTCcgccctctcgctctttctttgACTCTGCTCCAGAGCTGCGTCGAGTTCCTTCGCGACGGCTTCGCCCAAGCTCGGATTCCTCGTCACAGCGGCCTTTACCAAGCCGTGGACTCGCGGGAGATCTGCACTGGAGACCACGCACCccacggagagaaagagacgctgaATCGCCGCCCAGAAGGGCGCCAGGCTGTTTGGAGTCATGCCGCGctccgagagaaaggcaaagagTGCGCTGAACCCTGCCCAAGACCCGGGGCCAGCCGCCCCCGCCGCAGTCCCGCCAGCTGAGGCCCGACACCGGGCGAGAGCCAGTAGGGCGTCCACGCAGATGCTCTGCTGGGCCGCGAAGGTCAGCGGCGCGGGTTGAAGGGGCggggaggcgaaggagacacttggggAGGGAAGCGCGGTGAGGAAAGGACTGCTGCCGGACGCGAAACTCGTCTCGCcgggaaacggagacggaaACCCCACACGCGCGGCGTCGCGGACCGAAGAGACACCAGACGCGTAGGAGTACCCCGAAGGGCCATTGCGTCCAGAAGAGTAGCTCGGAGGGAAGGACTGAGAAGTTTGGAGTGGGGTGTAGGAAGCCCAGGGCAATGGTCCGAGTGcgggggagacaggaggccgGCCGGGACCGGCGCCGGGGCTGCAGGGGCCTCGCGGCTCCTCGCGGGGCGGCGGGAAGCCGAGAGACCCCGGGCGGGTCCCtgggagaggcgcgagggTCGGACAGCCGGAAGAGACCGGTGGGAAGGATTCTCCCGAGAGAGACCCGTAGCGATCCCTTCTCTCAACGTTCTTCTCGCCTAGGAGCGACGCCGtttcgctgctttcttccgtcgaggcggaagagaacgaggagaccgacggcgcagagacgaacgcgTCTGGCGCGACCTCCCCTCCAGGTCCGCACCTCGCGCGCCGGCGCTTCCCGGCGCCCCAGGCCCCCAGGCCTTCGCCCCTCTCGTCAGAGTCGGCGCTGTCCGCGCTGGCCTgttgtctccgttcgcgCTTCAGACGAGCCTCGCCCTCGCGGTGGAGACTGATCAGCTGCTGATGGCGCTGCATCAACAGGAGTTCGTGTCGAGACAGCGGACCCTCGCCTTCGGCGGCCAGCAGTCGTGCCTTGATCTTCGCGAGACGCTCTGCGCGCGCCGCCCCCAGTTTCTCACACAGAAAACGCTTTCGACCCAGCTTCCCGTTCTCCCGCACGAACTCCGCCACCCACGCGTCGGTCGCTGCCTCGTACCACGCGCGCCCCACACTGGAGCCCAGAGTCTCCCGGCCCTGCGACGACACCTTGTTTGCGGGTGCGTGTGGGCCCCAGACGCCTTCCTGGCAACTCAGAGACCGGCGAAGAGATGAAGGACCGAGAGCAGACGAGGCCCGCCTGTCGCCCGGCTGGTTGGGcggaggaaaggcgacgcCAGGACtcgagagcagcgacgacgGCAGAGCGAGGGGAGGAAATCCAGCACAAGGCCCTcgcgcagaagaaagcggcGACGACGCGGCACTCGAGAAGGACGACGGCGATGTGCAGCTGGCGCTCGGGTCTGGAAACCTCGACCTTCGAGATtcggaagacgagaacgTGTGCACCCGGTTTGAAGGAGACTCGCTCCGGCCGGCCCTCAGGAAACGCTGACTCTGGCGCGCCGCCCCCTTCGCGCTGTCTGCGAAAGGCTCGCTGCTGTCTTTGCCGGCTCGTCGGTCTCTGAACGCCCTGTCTCGGCCTGGAGTTCGTCCGTGGTCCACCCAGAGGGCCTTTGAGgccgctgcttcctcgcgaGATCccgcggtgtctcctcgcgcgcaCTCCTTCGCCCCGTCGTCGACCCACGCCCGCGCGAGCGTCGCGGTCGCCAGGCGCGAGGTGCAGTCGAGCCAGGCGCGAACGGTCGTCTCCTCGAGTTCCTTGTTCCTCAGACTCAAATTCACGGATCTGGCCAGGAACCGCGACGCCACATCTCTCggcttttcgctcttctcatCGACCGCCGGGGACCCCAGCCGACTCTTCAAGACCATGGCGACGAACTCCGCAGCGGCGCTCGCGACCGCGGCCGCCACCGCACGTGTGTGGGGCCGGGGAAACACAGGTAGgcacggaggagacacacacgacGCTCGGAGAGGCCacctcgaagaagacagagaagaagagggcagAGCCGAATGTACATCGGTGTCGCTGTCCAATTCGATTTCTTCATCAGGAGAGAGGTAGAGAccgagaggagggaggacGCCTGTAGGGCCCCAGAGTGCGGCCGGCGCATCTGAACGGCTTGAATCActgcttttctcgagttctgaGAGCCAGTCCTTGAGTGCGACGGCGTGGTCTCTCGGGCGTCGCTCCCGGGACTTGTCTCCGCGCGCGCCGTCCTCGGCCTTCGCGCCAAGCCGGCGCCGCTTCGGCGAAGCCGTGGCGTCTGAAGGTCCCGAAGGACTGTCTCCGTTTGAGGAGACACGTGCGACGAACGAGGATAGGAGTTCCAGGAAAGGCAGGTGTGCGAGGTCCTGCCCTGCCCCTCGCCTTTTGGTCTCCCGCAGCAGAGCGAGCGTCTCAACAGCGCCTCCAGGGAGCGAAAAAAGTCGCCGAGATCTCTTCTCCCCAGGCTCCACGAcaagcagaggcagacaagcagagaggaagcagaacagCGATCCCCAGTCGTGTTCAGcccctctctccactctccggtgtctctcctcgaacGCTTCTGCAAcgccctctgcctctccttcttcctcttcttcgtcgacccCCAGGAAACAGTCGACCGCACTCCGGCCTTCGCTGAACTGCGCACCAGCCTCCGACAGCGCCCCGGAGAGCGCGAGCGCTACCAAAACTTCGTTCTCCACAGAAGCGCGACGACGCGCGAcccgcggcgtctcctcgccacaTCCTCC from Toxoplasma gondii ME49 chromosome VIIa, whole genome shotgun sequence carries:
- a CDS encoding GAPM1a (encoded by transcript TGME49_202500~Product name based on PMID:19561073.~Predicted trans-membrane domain (TMHMM2.0):31-54:75-98:117-140:159-182:194-217:226-247), giving the protein MYFTYVVRPGEAPEGRGPQLEPFWNFMVNYNLRLGLLVQLSAYLGLLFTISAGGNDALSLLSFFRASPEAVGQSAVWAVQLCCGLFIMGSLMTMAFQSLVDDDSSIKQSRGYRSGTKFLQFGSSLAVFGLILTLLVFYAANYYFDDPWMQKQLGAGSTWITFFVARLSDAFALVFIGAGIFFLEVYHSEGAGEAWGWLCALCFKLTALIEVIGLTAFGTDSFKVLDAMYTIMLGVSLTLGFVWALLFEPVSHRFDVKLTQSAMRNEYYKSRNAMAYYGPAVVNADGEVDIAAAAEQAQACLSCRS